From the genome of Ptychodera flava strain L36383 chromosome 13, AS_Pfla_20210202, whole genome shotgun sequence:
TATTTTACTTTCTATTTGCGTATAATATATACCACAAATAGCTATGTAAACTAAAACCAAATCATTCAAAATTATTGGCCATAGGGAAGACGCTGCACCTGCGTAGTTGAAAAAAGTGTCAACACACACCTGCCTTTTTCATTGTAAAACTGCATGGCATTAAGGAAATTGCACGAACTATATTGCAGCAAAGATTGGAACTTAGTCTTCTGAAACCTTGCAAAATTACACTTTGCataatgttcttgattttgataatGTTTTGAAGGAAAAATTGATATTAACGAGTTCATCGGAATGACTCCGAGTAGCTTAACATGAGATACTTTTACCCCATCCCTTTTCGGGAGTGTTTGTGAATTTGTGAATGATTGTGAATATTTCCCGCAAAAaggaaagttgacaaaattattAATATCTGTATAAAGGTTAAAGAAACATGCATACGATAAGAATCCCTTCAAATTCTTTTACAAGACCTTGATAATAAATTTAAGCCAACCTTCGCAATATTGCCTATATCTTCGGAGTGTACCTTTACATATTAGATCTtatcctttgcagtattttctgcaggtggtatttttaaatatttggctTTAAACGTACGGCTTCTTAAGATGTTGCTGAAATCGCATTTTTTACTTTCAATGGCTTAATCTGGCTTTCCTATCAGCTTCATCCATCTTTCCCCCTTTTATTTCTTTCCTGGCTCATTTCCCCTCTTTTTGCTCGTAAAAATTAGTGTAGGCTGGCTATTTTCTCTGCCctattgtctgtctgtctgactgtctgtctatCCATGTGACATTCTACCCTGACTATAAGCCATTGTCGGTTTCCGATATTTTTCCATCGTTGTCTCGTTTCTCGTCTCCTTCAAGTTTCTGTTCCTCTCAGTGTCTGTttctgtatctatctatctatctatctatctatctatctatctatctatctatctatctatctatctatctatctatctatctatctatctatctatctatctgtcgtCTGTCAGtctatcagtctgtctgtatctgtctgtctctgtttgtCTCTCAGAGACTATGGAAGCGACGTAATATTTCTTGCGCCATGCAATCAGTCTATTTTTGCAGTAAAGCGCTGCTACGGAAAACGTGCATCATGCTAATTATCGTCctattctttctctctctgcaAACTCCTTGTGGCAAATCGCTTCCTGAAACCAAAACGCTGTGTCTCTTGCCGGTTGCCTGCCTCGCTATACATCGGCTTCGATCGGACCACATCGGATACCGCCTTGCTGCTTTTCACAACTAAGGTTTTTTTGGTCAATTCGAAGTGTCCCACTCGGTCGGCTGTGACGTCATGGCTCTGCACCAGTGTGGTGTTTCTTTCATCAAGGCGGTCAGGTTGACCAACGACAACAGTGAAGGTGTATGCCTTGCTCTACAGGTGAGACACATTTCCAGTTTATTcactcattttttaaaaaaaataaaataaaataaaatgaaacagagTTCAGCCGCGACCAATGACAATAAACTATCATACATGAAGCGTTGTGTGTGAAACGGCAGTTTCATCTTACTTCAGGGAGAAGGAAAATAAAGTGAACAAGGTCTTCTTTAtcagaagaataattttaaaatgttatatCAAGAGTTACGGCTTCTGTCCCTACAataccacagagaaacatagactgTCTATGTTCCTCTGTGACAATAAGCTTACGTATCGAAGGTGATCAAGCCTTTTACGTGTGTAACTGTGCGTGAAAGTGTCTGAAAACCATTAAACGTGAGACATATTGTACATGTCAACAATAAAGGAAGCGCTATGCTTGGTGTATACTTTCCAACAACAAGTTTTATTCTCATTTATCTTTTTATTTGCTAACTTCTATTTTGACAGGTCTATGTAGACTGTGTCTCGCGGAATCTCATCACCCACGTCTGTGAAAGCGAGAGTTTCACGCTAGCCGTTCTGGACGTCGTGACGTCATTCAAGGCAGAACACGTTTGCTCCAGTGTCGATTCGGCAGGTTTACAGACACTGATCAATTCTGAACTCCGATTACGACAAAGGCGAGAAGGTAAACGTGAACAACTCCTAAACTCATTGAAATTAGAAGTTTTTGGAGTTTCATCGTCTTCCTTGATCGAAAAATGGAGTTTAGTAGTAATAAACTCAACAGAGTTATTGAAGTTGCTCAgtcacttatttatttattcatttatttattcatatttatacTGGTTAGTTCCCTCAGTAAAAATTGTACTGATTGGTAGGGTGGACCAgtgtgaataaaataaaatattataatacATAAAAACTCAAGCTAGAACAATTAAAATCACATGGCAAACCAAAACACGATACATGCACAATAAAATCAGCACTATCAATAAACTACACAAAATTCACATAGGAGGATGTTTAAATTGCCGTAAAGAGGTGATACCGTTAAAAACAgactgttgaaattttcaatagTATGATAAATGAAGGAATTATATGATGTTGTTGTTCTGAAAGAGGATAGCGTAAATCTATGATAATTTCTAGTCTGATGATGATGTTTTGACTTACGACTTTTGGAAATGGTGTCAACATCACAAATTATGATTGGTACGCTTTTCTCCattacattttcaatgtttgtcAAAAAAGGGTAAGCGACAATTCTGTGCCTAACTCTATCGCATTCCATTTCCGTTTCACAGCTGCCCTGCAACACGGTCAAGGAGACGGTTCCTGCGGCAGGGCGGCCATCATGAGCTGTGACATCACTTTCGTCCACACGCTGAGACAGGGCGGAGATCCGTGCAAGAGTCTCCTATCTTACAAGCGGTGCGTGAACAAAGGTACCCGGATGTGCCGCGACCCCATTTCCTCGACCCTTCGCGACGGAATCAAACAGGTGACCAGATCGTACAGAAAGGCAGGACTTTGTGACTGACAATAATATTACAGTCGTATATACTTTTAATATTTGATGAGATTACATTTTAGTcgaagaaatttttttaaattcggAAAAATCATATATAGAAATCCTTCTTTTCAAACTATTGTGTCTACCTCAGAACTTATTTTTTCCCGTGTAAATGATTAACTTATTGTTAAGTTTTGATGCAGTTTCTTGTAAATGTCTCcgagtttatttatttttatgaagGTATACTATGATGAAGAAATACTGATTGAAATATCTGCACTGCCGCCCGCTGTATAAGCTAAATTTCCTTTGTGTTTTGTTCTGAAAGAAATTTCTACTTTGCAAATAAAGACCGATATAGTCTTAAGCTTGTGtctcaaaagttacagtgaTTTGAGGTGTGTACACAGACGTCTATTGTGGTGTTAAAACTACCTACAAATtacaggtgtgtgtgtgtgtgtgcatggaAGGTGCGATTTCACAAACCAATTACATGACACTTCaatcgatattcaaaatggccgccataccctGCGTgaactctatagggaaaaataaattttcgattttcacaaaagcatgactgtgaatgtttaaaatttgatctaGGGACTTTAGAGTagcagaccagaaaagaatcaaatattttattgtccTAAAGACtatccctgaggcgcattctaccataaTCAAGCCGTTTTACGATCAATGCATTTTCGTCGCCAACATTGTAGAAAACATGGAGGACAGTGCATGCATGAAACTCAAAGTCTTGGCTCATTCAAAGTTAGTAAACTCAAGCTATAGACCAGGAAAAAAAACCTTTTATGTCTAGGGAAATATTAATCATCGTCACAAACATTCAGTTTAAAGACCCTTGTTCTAGAAATGGTAATAGACGCATCGGTTTTAGAAAGAACAGCGTCAAAGCTTTCCAGAATACTAGGACGTTAACAGTATAATGTTCTTGCTTACTTGATCTACAAAGGAATAAGGTACCCCTTTCATTACTCATTGttaaagtaaatacatataGAAGGTAATTCGATAAAACCGGAtccaaatatattcaaatatgaCATTATTATAGCAATAGCATAAAAAACACTCGTCAGTGTAGTAGAGTTGTCGTACATAGGACTGCGATCGAATCTCACGTACTTGGATTTTTCCAAGTACCTTAAGCTTTGAAGCTGAGCCCCCTCGGAAGTTAGGGACAGAGCTGACATTTTAAAGATAGCCACTGTTAATgtgcggagagagagagagagagagagagagagagagagagagagagagagagagagagagagagagagagagagagagagagagagagagaagagagagagagagagagagagagagagagagagagagagagaggccgACCGGCGGCTAGAGACAGCGCAATACTTTCAGTAAAAAGAGACGAAGATAAGCTGTCGGAGATATGGACACGTGATTCGCTGAGTCTGGGGAGTGAAAACACACAACGAAGTAATTTCCACCTATATCTGAGTATCTTTACCTTTTTCTCTGCGTTCACGTTTCACGAATGACCACAACGATCACATACACAGAAGTCTCAGAAGTGAACGGGTAGACGATTTTCAATTTCCGATGACTTGCGGGAAAGCCAGGAAAATTTAGCCAGATCATACAGAGTTGAAGTCTCGAGTTGAAGAAAACGTTAATTAACACGTCTGTATTTGTTCAACGtcggttcattttgaaaatgttgaactgTGAAAGTAGGCCATGGGCGACCACCCTGCTTTTCTTCTGCTTAGTATTCCGCAATTCGTGTCGGTGCGGAAGAAATGTAAGCTTACGTCGATTTTATGAATACAAACAGTCTGAACCGTCAACTGTGGTAGCACAGGTCGGAACCAAGTCAGACATCTTCAGCCAAAACAACTTAAGAGATTAAGGTTCGAGACACCGCGATTCTTAATTTCCCCGTCGGGCCTGTTTTTGTGGTTTATTATAATTTGCAGAGAAATTTCGATTCAGCATCAGACTATTTGCG
Proteins encoded in this window:
- the LOC139147845 gene encoding uncharacterized protein, producing the protein MQRTRLYTHILLLYCAVVMVTGCTRFNVGAKGEEFDPIYTKGLGTQDLPTAEEQTESDEKMPVNIDVLSQIWEDDDNYRQRRQIPQLQNANSQRGHLQIFRKTDSNSDGFITSDEYRENNPTMTEDDTRIVMEVYDKNGDKRVSQSEFLNEGNAGFFGQFEVSHSVGCDVMALHQCGVSFIKAVRLTNDNSEGVCLALQVYVDCVSRNLITHVCESESFTLAVLDVVTSFKAEHVCSSVDSAGLQTLINSELRLRQRREAALQHGQGDGSCGRAAIMSCDITFVHTLRQGGDPCKSLLSYKRCVNKGTRMCRDPISSTLRDGIKQVTRSYRKAGLCD